A single genomic interval of Daucus carota subsp. sativus chromosome 1, DH1 v3.0, whole genome shotgun sequence harbors:
- the LOC108223156 gene encoding probable methyltransferase At1g29790 — MDSPKKSHSQFTKFYYIFLLLSTNLLTLFISTTFNSSGCSLNFSGNTPTAIQDHVTQASSNLPSEFIAFTSPHELPFGFNTNFDSDKIVPPVGRPCTLFPDILRKYMTYKVNGSCPDDELLAQKLLLKGCEPLPRRRCRAAAPQDYVEPYPLPASFWSTPSDSSVVWTAYTCKNYTCLINRKRNQKGFDDCKDCFDLKGVEKSRWTKPTSGGGVDFSIDEVLAVKKPGTIRIGLDIGGGVATFAIRMQARNVTIVTTSMNLNGPFNNFIAARGVVPLYLSISQRLPFFDNTLDIVHSMHVMSNWIPTTLLHFMFFDIYRVLRPGGLFWLDHFFCVGEQLEEVYAPLIDSIGFTKVKWVVGRKLDRGPELKEMYLSALLEKPLKNSW; from the coding sequence ATGGATTCTCCTAAGAAATCCCACTCTCAGTTTACCAAATTCTACTATATTTTCCTTCTTCTATCGACAAATCTTCTTACCTTGTTCATATCGACCACCTTTAATTCCTCTGGATGCTCTCTAAATTTTTCCGGAAACACTCCAACAGCTATACAGGATCATGTCACCCAGGCAAGTTCTAACCTCCCATCTGAATTCATCGCGTTCACATCTCCACATGAACTTCCATTCGGATTCAACACGAATTTTGATTCTGACAAAATCGTCCCTCCAGTTGGCCGCCCCTGTACCCTCTTTCCTGACATTCTCCGTAAATACATGACATATAAGGTCAATGGATCATGCCCTGATGATGAGCTATTAGCACAAAAGCTCCTCCTTAAAGGATGTGAGCCACTACCTCGTAGAAGATGCCGTGCAGCTGCTCCACAGGACTACGTGGAGCCATATCCTCTTCCAGCTAGCTTCTGGTCCACCCCATCAGATTCATCAGTTGTCTGGACTGCATATACCTGCAAGAACTACACATGTCTAATTAACCGCAAGCGTAATCAGAAAGGCTTTGATGACTGCAAAGACTGTTTTGATCTTAAAGGAGTAGAGAAGAGTCGTTGGACTAAACCAACCAGTGGTGGTGGAGTTGATTTCTCTATAGACGAAGTCCTGGCAGTGAAAAAGCCAGGAACAATCCGAATCGGGCTTGACATTGGAGGCGGAGTGGCCACATTTGCAATCAGAATGCAGGCAAGAAATGTAACCATTGTTACAACATCAATGAACTTGAACGGTCCTTTCAATAATTTTATAGCTGCAAGAGGGGTTGTGCCTTTGTACCTCAGTATTTCCCAGAGGCTACCATTCTTCGACAACACATTGGATATCGTCCACTCCATGCACGTTATGAGTAACTGGATACCAACAACATTGCTGCACTTCATGTTCTTTGACATCTACAGGGTGCTGAGGCCCGGTGGTTTGTTTTGGCTGGACCATTTCTTCTGCGTCGGTGAGCAGCTGGAGGAGGTTTATGCGCCACTTATAGACAGCATCGGATTTACAAAGGTGAAGTGGGTGGTAGGAAGGAAGTTAGATCGTGGACCAGAGCTCAAGGAAATGTACCTGTCGGCATTGTTAGAAAAGCCACTAAAGAATTCTTGGTAA
- the LOC108204656 gene encoding delta(12) fatty acid desaturase FAD2 — protein MGAGGRMSEPSSTKKTQAEALRRAPHEKPPFTIGDLKKAIPAHCFEKSLITSFRYLIQDLIMAYALYYVATNYIDQYLPHPLNYLGWAAYIAVQGCVLTGAWVVGHECDHDAFSDYGWVNDLVGLIVHSSLMVPYFSWKISHRRHHANTQSLENDEVYVPRFKSNIRNYYKIFNNPPGRVLVWATTLLIGFPLYLMFNVSGHKYERWTSHYDPHSPLYTERERKQIIVSDVAILAVIYGLYRLVLLKGFAWVFCVYGGPLLVVNGWFTLITILNHTHPSVPYYDSTEWDWLRGALCTVDRDYGILNKVFHNVCNAHVCHHIFSMIPHYHGLEATEAMKPLLGDYYQYDGTPILKAMYREMKECIYVEKDEGETKGVYWYRKDI, from the coding sequence ATGGGTGCAGGTGGGCGCATGTCTGAGCCTTCGAGTACCAAGAAAACTCAGGCAGAAGCACTTCGACGCGCTCCTCATGAGAAACCTCCTTTCACTATAGGTGACCTTAAAAAGGCCATTCCTGCCCATTGCTTCGAAAAATCATTGATCACTTCGTTTCGTTACCTCATCCAAGACCTCATCATGGCCTATGCGCTTTACTATGTTGCCACCAACTATATCGATCAGTACTTGCCCCATCCTCTGAATTACTTGGGCTGGGCAGCCTACATTGCTGTCCAGGGCTGTGTACTGACCGGGGCTTGGGTCGTAGGCCATGAATGTGATCACGACGCCTTCAGTGACTACGGCTGGGTTAATGACCTTGTTGGCCTGATTGTCCACTCTTCTCTCATGGTCCCTTATTTCTCCTGGAAAATCAGCCACAGGCGCCACCACGCCAACACTCAATCCCTTGAGAACGACGAGGTTTATGTCCCGCGGTTCAAGTCCAACATCAGGAACTACTACAAGATTTTCAACAACCCCCCTGGCCGAGTCCTCGTCTGGGCCACCACACTCCTCATAGGCTTCCCTTTATACTTAATGTTCAACGTCTCGGGCCACAAGTACGAGAGGTGGACTTCACACTACGATCCCCACAGCCCTCTCTACACAGAACGCGAACGCAAACAGATCATTGTTTCTGACGTCGCCATTCTTGCTGTCATCTATGGCCTATACCGTCTCGTACTACTCAAAGGATTCGCCTGGGTGTTCTGTGTCTACGGAGGCCCATTGCTCGTTGTCAACGGATGGTTCACATTGATCACAATCCTCAACCACACTCACCCTTCGGTTCCTTACTACGACTCAACTGAATGGGATTGGTTGAGGGGAGCTCTCTGCACCGTCGACAGGGACTATGGAATTCTGAACAAGGTGTTCCATAACGTCTGCAATGCTCATGTCTGTCACCACATTTTCTCCATGATCCCACATTACCACGGGCTAGAAGCCACCGAGGCCATGAAGCCGCTCCTTGGGGATTACTACCAGTACGACGGGACACCGATTCTAAAGGCCATGTACCGCGAAATGAAGGAATGTATATACGTGGAGAAAGATGAGGGCGAGACTAAAGGAGTCTACTGGTACCGAAAGGATATctag